Within Plasmodium cynomolgi strain B DNA, scaffold: 1011, whole genome shotgun sequence, the genomic segment GTTATGcataaatcattttttccgaATAGTATATttaggccaaaaaaaagaaaaaacaattgtaaaagaaattaatagATGAATAATGCCTTTAGTGGAAGTTTATACTCATGCGGAAAATACAGAATTAAATAATGAACGTTGTGTAGAATTATATTTCGAGATAAAGGATgaacttgaaaaaatatttaagaaATTTCAGGGTACTGGAGATGCAGATATACGCACAAAATGTGATGTTTtagataataatataaataagcagaaggaaaaataccAAAAATGTGAGAAGTATTATGTTTCAAATGATTCTATAAATATTGGGaatgatataaataatttatcaaatgaatataataaatatactaAATGTTCTAGTGAATCGACATTCAATGATAAAGGAGATGATAAATCCAAACCtaaaacaaaagaattaTGTAATGAACAAGTGGAATGCGCAAAAGAACAAGATCTAcaagatgaaaaaataacaaaattaaattgtaaaaaagaattatctGAATCCGACTCTTTGCAGCAGGAAGAATATTTagaacaaaatgataatCATTCTGCTGTATCTGACAATAAGACTGCAGAGCAGAAAACCACCTTTGCATCTACAGCAAGTACATTAGATGATTCTGTAGAACCTAACTGTCCCTCGTATCATTA encodes:
- a CDS encoding hypothetical protein (putative); its protein translation is MPLVEVYTHAENTELNNERCVELYFEIKDELEKIFKKFQGTGDADIRTKCDVLDNNINKQKEKYQKCEKYYVSNDSINIGNDINNLSNEYNKYTKCSSESTFNDKGDDKSKPKTKELCNEQVECAKEQDLQDEKITKLNCKKELSESDSLQQEEYLEQNDNHSAVSDNKTAEQKTTFASTASTLDDSVEPNCPSYHYSDIEVFPSPNSSSQAKLSLSSDVESNILSFDLYNDNKYIIVVVDLPMAILAMILQLNFLKTLQQNLNMEVKFKNQLIKELLKVFLPLEILELLIILRGLRSLKISIITTLLYNMYHLHQRYP